In a genomic window of Pleurocapsa sp. PCC 7319:
- a CDS encoding alpha/beta fold hydrolase, translated as MTRHSFQHGGIEISYLEWNDPIERLSEEKSFNQNDYTPPSRTNFASPTARGNRPKNHLLLLHGLADSAMVWSSLAEFLANGYHIVAPDLRGHGETSKPEHGYTSTDIIADLEALMAHLGWTQAHIVGHSWGGKLATIWATHNPQLFSSLILVDPFYVDKLPSWFKYTFPLLYRVLPFLQGMGPFASEAAAEQLAQNLKQYRQWTPLQQKAFRASIEPKNDGTWGSKFTVAARNEIFVDVMLQSGLTKPLEIPSLFIQPTKGLNRTQWQLKTYHRYLSNLEIQQVSGNHWVFLVNPDEFNLAVANFLTKHNS; from the coding sequence ATGACACGCCATTCCTTTCAACATGGAGGGATTGAAATTTCTTATTTAGAATGGAACGATCCCATAGAAAGACTATCAGAGGAAAAAAGCTTTAATCAGAATGATTACACTCCCCCCTCAAGGACTAACTTCGCGTCGCCTACTGCTAGAGGCAATCGCCCAAAAAATCATCTCTTACTTTTACATGGTTTGGCTGATTCTGCTATGGTCTGGTCTAGCTTGGCAGAATTTTTAGCTAATGGTTATCACATTGTTGCTCCTGATTTACGGGGACACGGAGAAACTAGCAAACCTGAACATGGCTATACTTCTACAGATATTATTGCCGATTTAGAAGCTTTGATGGCACATTTAGGCTGGACTCAGGCTCATATCGTAGGTCATTCTTGGGGAGGAAAACTGGCTACTATTTGGGCAACTCATAATCCACAGCTTTTTTCCAGTCTGATTTTAGTCGATCCTTTTTATGTCGATAAATTACCCAGTTGGTTCAAATACACCTTTCCTTTGCTATATCGAGTATTACCATTTCTGCAGGGTATGGGACCTTTTGCCAGTGAAGCAGCAGCCGAACAATTAGCTCAAAACCTCAAACAATATCGTCAATGGACTCCTCTCCAACAAAAAGCTTTTCGTGCCAGTATTGAACCCAAGAATGATGGGACTTGGGGAAGTAAGTTTACAGTAGCAGCTCGCAACGAAATTTTTGTCGATGTAATGCTGCAGTCTGGCTTGACTAAGCCTTTAGAGATTCCCAGTTTATTTATCCAACCCACTAAAGGTCTGAATCGCACTCAATGGCAACTCAAAACTTATCACCGTTATTTATCTAATCTGGAGATTCAGCAAGTTTCAGGCAATCACTGGGTATTTTTAGTTAATCCTGATGAATTTAATTTAGCAGTGGCTAATTTTCTAACTAAACACAATAGTTGA
- the cls gene encoding cardiolipin synthase, with amino-acid sequence MLSGINLVSIFSVLTLIIHGVVMVVRSSRGAIAWGISLITFPWLAIPLYWILGKNEFQEYAVALQNAYLEHHKLVSQVYSTINEFKAELPGKFCALEKLAAVFTSLPFTIGNEIELLIDGQQTYREMLRAIAQAQDYILLQSYIINDDRIGNEFKQALIDKANQGVRINLLYDKIGSRQLSRNYLKSLRQHGIQVKGFGSTRRKGNRFQINFRNHRKILIVDGEIAFMGGLNIGDEYLGKNPRFGSWRDTHLKIRGTAVQCLQSVFLGDWYWVTREIPQVSWEVKESTKYHQTALILPTGPADKFDNCNLFFLSLIERSQSRIWIASPYFVPNNSILNALKLAALRGVDVRIILPNRPDHLSVYLCSFSYYTELQALGIKLYRYRSGFMHQKVILIDRDIAGVGTTNLDNRSFFLNFEVMTFSIAEKFINNVESMLQEDLNLSRSVNLNAYQQKPFWFKLSARVFRLLAPIL; translated from the coding sequence ATGCTATCAGGGATTAACCTTGTCTCTATTTTTAGTGTATTAACCCTAATTATTCATGGTGTAGTGATGGTTGTGCGTTCATCTCGTGGTGCGATCGCCTGGGGAATTTCTTTAATCACATTTCCCTGGTTAGCGATTCCCCTCTATTGGATTTTAGGCAAAAATGAGTTTCAGGAATATGCAGTAGCCCTACAAAATGCTTATCTCGAACACCATAAACTAGTCAGTCAAGTTTATAGCACCATAAACGAATTTAAAGCCGAATTACCAGGCAAATTCTGCGCCTTAGAAAAACTTGCGGCGGTATTTACGTCTCTTCCTTTTACCATAGGCAATGAGATTGAATTGTTAATCGATGGTCAGCAAACCTATCGAGAAATGTTGCGGGCGATCGCTCAAGCTCAAGACTATATTTTGCTGCAATCCTACATTATCAATGATGATCGCATAGGGAATGAGTTTAAACAGGCCTTGATAGATAAAGCCAACCAGGGAGTTAGAATCAATTTACTCTACGATAAAATCGGCTCACGCCAACTATCCCGTAATTATCTTAAATCTCTGCGACAGCATGGCATTCAAGTCAAAGGTTTTGGCAGTACCAGAAGAAAAGGTAATCGTTTTCAAATCAACTTTCGCAACCATCGGAAAATTTTAATTGTCGATGGAGAAATAGCTTTTATGGGGGGTTTAAATATTGGTGATGAATATTTAGGGAAAAACCCTCGTTTTGGCTCCTGGCGAGATACTCATCTGAAAATTCGAGGTACTGCGGTACAATGCCTTCAAAGCGTCTTTTTAGGGGATTGGTATTGGGTAACTAGAGAAATCCCTCAAGTTTCCTGGGAGGTAAAAGAATCAACAAAGTATCATCAAACAGCTTTGATCTTACCAACAGGACCTGCTGATAAATTTGATAATTGTAATTTATTTTTTTTGAGCTTAATCGAGCGATCGCAAAGCCGAATCTGGATTGCCAGTCCTTATTTTGTACCCAATAATTCGATTCTTAATGCTTTAAAATTAGCTGCTCTAAGGGGTGTAGATGTGCGAATTATTTTACCCAATCGTCCCGATCATTTGTCAGTATATCTCTGTTCTTTTTCTTACTACACTGAACTTCAAGCATTGGGGATCAAACTATATCGTTATCGTTCGGGATTTATGCACCAAAAAGTTATCCTGATTGATCGCGATATAGCTGGAGTAGGTACGACGAATCTCGATAATCGTTCATTCTTCTTAAATTTTGAAGTAATGACTTTTTCAATTGCAGAAAAATTCATTAATAACGTGGAATCCATGCTCCAAGAAGACTTAAATCTTTCGCGCTCAGTTAATTTGAATGCTTATCAGCAAAAACCTTTTTGGTTCAAATTATCAGCTAGAGTATTTCGCCTGTTAGCACCAATACTATAA
- a CDS encoding CBS domain-containing protein, with protein sequence MKAADIMTTKVFTIHSLATVADAIAKIQDKRVHSLIVEPSSSDDAYGIITETDIIYKVMAQDRDPESVMVYQIMTKPCIVVNPDLKLEDVARLFAATGIQRAPVIQNQLLGIISLTDLIMKSKVLPQSASDELSSKIYKTILHNPVASDLQTQIDQDCEVAWDVVETLEIEP encoded by the coding sequence ATGAAAGCCGCCGACATCATGACTACAAAAGTATTCACAATTCATAGTTTAGCTACTGTAGCTGATGCGATCGCCAAGATACAAGATAAAAGAGTACATTCTCTGATCGTTGAACCTAGTAGTAGTGATGATGCTTACGGAATTATCACTGAAACCGACATTATTTACAAAGTGATGGCACAGGACAGAGATCCTGAATCAGTAATGGTCTATCAAATTATGACTAAACCCTGCATTGTAGTCAATCCAGATCTTAAATTAGAAGATGTAGCCCGATTGTTTGCTGCGACTGGAATTCAAAGAGCTCCGGTAATTCAAAACCAACTCTTAGGAATTATTTCTTTGACTGATTTGATAATGAAGTCAAAAGTATTGCCTCAATCTGCTTCAGACGAATTATCATCGAAAATTTATAAAACCATTCTGCACAACCCAGTAGCTTCTGACCTACAAACACAAATCGATCAAGATTGTGAAGTTGCCTGGGATGTAGTTGAAACATTAGAGATTGAACCTTAA
- a CDS encoding endonuclease/exonuclease/phosphatase family protein: MFELQEQSPLSYLKQFSPTHRFGQVAETTIDNTHPRPSFLNHDSIKVLSWNIAKNNHNRNWSQDFLTIIEQYQPDKIFLQEVRLCTIKQKIPELASMGWSFAPNLIDTFDNTYSGVLTATKTDRLNSQAKITKHQEPVTGTPKVSLFVEYSLGSNGETLLAVNTHLINFVETSKFQAQLQEIEAMIAQHQGAVIFSGDFNTWNRSRWLLLLQMTAKLGLTPVTFPPLEALKIKRFLLSPPLDYIFYRGFKQKNASAMVIDSISSSDHNPLFVELYI; the protein is encoded by the coding sequence ATGTTCGAGTTACAAGAACAAAGTCCATTATCTTATCTGAAACAATTCAGTCCAACCCATAGATTTGGTCAAGTTGCCGAAACAACTATTGACAATACTCATCCTCGTCCCTCTTTCCTCAATCACGACTCAATTAAAGTTCTCAGTTGGAACATCGCCAAAAATAACCACAACCGCAACTGGAGTCAAGATTTTTTGACCATTATCGAACAATATCAACCGGATAAAATTTTTTTACAGGAAGTTCGCCTCTGCACCATCAAACAAAAAATTCCGGAATTAGCCTCAATGGGTTGGAGTTTTGCTCCTAACTTAATTGATACTTTTGACAATACCTATTCGGGGGTTTTAACTGCGACCAAGACAGATCGCCTTAACAGTCAAGCTAAAATTACCAAACACCAAGAACCAGTTACAGGAACCCCTAAAGTTTCTCTGTTTGTTGAATATTCTCTTGGTAGTAATGGTGAAACTCTCTTAGCAGTTAATACTCATTTAATTAATTTTGTCGAAACCAGTAAATTTCAAGCTCAATTACAAGAAATAGAAGCCATGATTGCTCAGCATCAGGGAGCAGTAATTTTCTCAGGTGACTTTAATACATGGAATCGTTCTCGTTGGCTACTACTCTTACAAATGACTGCTAAATTGGGCTTGACCCCTGTTACTTTTCCCCCGCTCGAAGCACTCAAAATTAAACGTTTTTTGTTGTCACCTCCTTTAGACTATATTTTTTATCGAGGATTTAAACAAAAAAATGCTAGTGCTATGGTTATCGATAGTATCTCTTCCTCGGATCATAATCCTCTATTTGTAGAGCTTTATATTTGA